A segment of the Odontesthes bonariensis isolate fOdoBon6 chromosome 8, fOdoBon6.hap1, whole genome shotgun sequence genome:
CAGCTGCTACAACAGATGTGCATGTAGTGATGGTCCTTGTTTTCAGCTATCAGTTTTCAAAGCATTTTGCTTAAACAATATATTGTTCTCCATTATGATTACTGGACTTGCAGCTACAGATTCACTTTATGCTTTAAGTTTCAAAGGATAAAGATTTAAAGATCCATCTCTAAAAACAGTGCCCAGTAAAGAGTTGAAAGAAAATTCCCCAGAACAATGACAGTTTTTAAATTCTTATCATATTCTTATAATTTCAGTGTAAATACTATGGAAGTTAACCattattttcaaatatataaattaccTTTGAGACTAATTAGCTATTTGCTcttattttgaacatttttataACTGCTATAATGTTTCCACTATTTGTACTCTAGCAGGAGGACTTCGAAAATTATTTAATCCAACCATGACAGTGCTTTTAGAGAGCATCAGTGTGTGCacatttgtgtgcatgtgtgtgtgtgtttatgtgcgaCTTGTGGGCTTGTGGTTTGGTGATTTGGATGGGTAAAGTggcatttttctatttctttttatttaatattatcgccgatgtaaagcactttcttttgcatgaaaagtgctttagaaataaagattgattgattgactacACATGAAACATTCCTGTTCTGCACTTCTAATAACTTCTAAAGTCTGTATTAGTTCATTTGTGGCAGTTTGATTAGGCATGTACTTATCTAAAAGCAACACTAGATGGTCCAAATCCAAAATGTAAGGTGTTACCTTTAGATCTTTTAGGTTTTAATGAATGTGCAATTCCCACCATTTCAATAAATTTGCTGCAACATGATAGCCCATGTTCTTGGAGTTTGTGGGGTGAATCCAGCCTTATATAAAATTATAgagtataaaatataaaattcaATCTATCCTCTGAGTCAACCTTTACAGGAACTGAATCTTGACCCAACCACGCATAACagtgatgctgttttttttttttaatgttcattaaaaacaaaagtattgtaaaaatgtattgttaggGAAAATGACTCAgccttttaaaaatatatatatataaaatgaatCTCCATATTTGTGAGAAGTTTGAAAAGAATCACATCTTGAAGAGGTACCAGGAAGTTTGAGGCTGCAGGAAGGGTCGGAAGGTGTAAAAGCACtgacaaacaaattaaacagACAGAATAATATAGAATATGTTCAGGCTTTCCCTTTGCCCATGTTAAGACTATTCACAGTCAATCTCATGTGTGGAAACCACGAGGCAGAATGATTCCTGAATCCTGAAAAGATGCTTCCCTCGATGGCATCACTGTTCCAGAAGAGCTTGTGCAGAGGTATACAATGTCTTGGATGAGATTTGATACAAAGTAGTTTTTACCTTTCAAGGCTTTTGTCAAGGAAACATTGTTGAGTGTGGTACAGCTGCAGTGTTTGTCACTTTTTAATGGCAGGAAGATGAGAACTGGCTTTGCAGGTCTATCAGGTGCCCAGCTTCATTCCTCTGTAAAAGCTGGTCTGTTTCCAGCCACACCTCACACTCAAACAAATGGCAAAACGTCTTGCATACCATCGCCCCCAGCAAGTAGAAACCAGAGATTCACCGTATTCAGTGGAGACTGCATATTAAATGTGTGAAAAGTTAATCAAGACTCTTTCAGGAGCCCCAGCTTCCTCAGTGCTTCTCTGCGTGATTCATTCATTGCCCCTCGTCCAGAAAACTGCACAGTAACACCTTGGGGACGGAACATTGAGTTGGACCTCCGTTTGTGATCAGGAGACAAAGCCCGTGCTGCTGTTTTCGGAGGAGTAAGAACACCATGGTAGGAATGCCGAGGAGGTCTAGGGGCTGGAGTCGGGGGCGGAACTTTAAAACTTTTGGCTGGGCTGCGTGAGTCACGATTCAACCCAGTGGCAGGATTGATGCTTCGACTCTTTCCTCCATAACTGTTAGGCTCAGGTACTGGCTCTGGTTTTGCGGGCATGCTTTGACTCTTGTCAATATGGGAGCTGAGGATGTCAGGCAAGTTGGCCCTGGTCATGACTACAGGTGCAGGGGTCATGACTTTGGTCTTTCCACCATAGGTGTTAAGCTCAGTAGGGTTTGACAGTGCAGATGGTAGGATTTGGGGCTCGTGGCTAGTTGGGGAGGTTGGAGGTTCACTCTTTGAAGAAATAGAAGGGTTAACCACAATGGATTTCCCTCCGTAGTTGTTAAATTCCAAAGAGGTGACTTCAGCTGGAGGGGGGGCAGGGGCCTTGTTTTCCAGAGGAGGTGGAGAATGTCTGTTTTCGTTGAATGGTGGAGATGATGGCATCAGTTGGGAGCTTTGATCATCATGGCTCCTGAGGGAATGTGTCTGCAGAATCTCTGGTTTTCTGTCGACATGAGCGTGGCTTGGAGGTGTTATCGCAATATTGGGGTCTGGTGAGTTGATGCTGCTTTGTGTCATTGGGAGAAGATTGGTGTCTGGAGATTTGGAACTGATGTCTGGACCTTTGAGGGGATCCAGTGATTTGTTTGGGGGGATTTGGAGTGATGTTTCTCCAGACATGGCTCGATTCCTAGTCAGGCCTAACTTGGACAAGGCCTCCATCCTGGATTTATCAGGAGCGGGGTCCTTGAAGGAAATACTACGAGTAGGAATATTTCGAGCCTTCTGTTCCACAGCGAGGTGAGAATTTTCTTGCAGAAAATGGTGGGGTGTGCCAGACAGGTTGGCCAGCATCTGTTCCCGTCTCTCCTGGATGGTCACATTAGCTACAGGCTGCTTCTGGTGCTCCTTGTTGCCATGGATCACGCTGATATTTGCAGGGAAGCGGCTGGGCTTAGCAGAGGTAGGAGGACCCTGTTTCACTGTATAATCTACACCGTCCAGGCTGAGACGCCGGAGGAATGAAGAAGGATGGAAGTTTGAGGTTTCACTACCTTGGTTTTCAGCTATCTTCTGGGCAATCAGGACTGGGGTAGGGATACAGCCTGAAGGGTGGTAGGAGGAATGGTTGTCTGTCTGCTCGTAGCTTCCACTTGGTAGGGGAGGGTTGTACTCTGAAGGCAAGCTGTCCCGCTTTGACTTTACCTCAAAGTGGCATTCAGGAGTCAGTACCATTCGCTGGAAATCTGCGAGGAACAGGGATGTTAGTGGAGCTGTAAAGTGTTGATTTCCGTAGCTATTTAATTTCATTAACTGtttcaacaaaacaaactgACTGAAATATACAACAGAGTAGCTAACTAGacaaatgaaacacaaaaaaggGGCTAAATATTCCTACTGTCCTAGCTATGACCTACAGAAAAGAATCATCGCTGCACACTACCTGGGTAGTTGGGATCGAAGATAGGCTCTTTGGTCTTCACCAAGTCTGGTTCTGGGTGAACCAGATCAATAATATCCTGGTGAGAGGACACAGTGACCCCAGCGTTGGGACTTGAGGTCGGGAGGCCAACGACCTCTTTGACAGTACTGGTGTTGCTTTCAGGGGGCTTAAGCTGTACAGACCTATGGTCATCCTCCTCCAAGCTCTCCTCCAATAACTCAATAGTGTCCTCAAAGAACTGGAGGCATTCCTGCTCCTCCTGGCTCAGAAACTGCAGAGCATTATCTTCCTATGAAGGCAAGAGGAAAGTGAGAGAGACATTGAATTGAAGCATTtgaattattaatttaacaaaaTTTCTTTGTATATTACGATTGTGCACAGACttcaaaatgctaaatattttaAACCAAATCCTTTCAGTTATGTCTTCATCACTG
Coding sequences within it:
- the proser2 gene encoding uncharacterized protein proser2, with the translated sequence MNVHLQGNSQLHYGVNGGARRNSRPGEDNALQFLSQEEQECLQFFEDTIELLEESLEEDDHRSVQLKPPESNTSTVKEVVGLPTSSPNAGVTVSSHQDIIDLVHPEPDLVKTKEPIFDPNYPDFQRMVLTPECHFEVKSKRDSLPSEYNPPLPSGSYEQTDNHSSYHPSGCIPTPVLIAQKIAENQGSETSNFHPSSFLRRLSLDGVDYTVKQGPPTSAKPSRFPANISVIHGNKEHQKQPVANVTIQERREQMLANLSGTPHHFLQENSHLAVEQKARNIPTRSISFKDPAPDKSRMEALSKLGLTRNRAMSGETSLQIPPNKSLDPLKGPDISSKSPDTNLLPMTQSSINSPDPNIAITPPSHAHVDRKPEILQTHSLRSHDDQSSQLMPSSPPFNENRHSPPPLENKAPAPPPAEVTSLEFNNYGGKSIVVNPSISSKSEPPTSPTSHEPQILPSALSNPTELNTYGGKTKVMTPAPVVMTRANLPDILSSHIDKSQSMPAKPEPVPEPNSYGGKSRSINPATGLNRDSRSPAKSFKVPPPTPAPRPPRHSYHGVLTPPKTAARALSPDHKRRSNSMFRPQGVTVQFSGRGAMNESRREALRKLGLLKES